In Candida orthopsilosis Co 90-125, chromosome 6 draft sequence, the following are encoded in one genomic region:
- a CDS encoding Dbr1 debranchase, whose translation MKTLKVAIEGCCHGDLYKIYKEIPASTELLLICGDFQALRNTSDFQALNVPEKYRRLGDFQSYYTGKNKAPVLTIFIGGNHESSSYLQELKYGGWVAPNIYYLGQFGSVHYKGLSVCGWSGIYSPHTYMNRSFNVEKLPYDPSSIRSVYHQKLPIFLKMYLKRDVDIVLSHDWPVGIEQYGNKQKLLKQKPYFTQDIKKGQLGSPLNKVLLHHLKPRYWFSGHLHVKFEANVNHNKTESKPVRNVNEISLDMDSSDGASDEEDQQQKKIKPNGHVGHDTHFIALDKYGPRRCYFEVKDVPISKSNNYLSSNDDALYYDKQAIAINRVIERYIIDHKTEFESMSPREVLRNQTQFDKFIPLVEKELEELNQLNDEQFKIPRNFGVVAPADYDGELKYFPNDQTKEYCHKFDIPPPNL comes from the coding sequence ATGAAGACATTGAAAGTAGCTATTGAAGGCTGCTGCCATGGCGATTTATATAAAATATACAAAGAAATTCCCGCGTCCACTGAGCTTCTACTAATATGTGGTGATTTTCAAGCATTACGCAATACATCAGATTTTCAAGCGTTAAATGTACCTGAGAAATATCGTCGTTTGGGTGATTTTCAATCCTACTATACCGGCAAAAATAAAGCACCAGTGCTCACTATATTCATTGGTGGTAATCATGagtcatcatcatactTGCAAGAGTTGAAATACGGAGGATGGGTTGCGCCTAATATATATTATCTTGGTCAATTCGGAAGTGTACACTACAAGGGACTTTCAGTTTGTGGATGGAGTGGTATATACAGCCCGCATACGTATATGAACCGATCATTCAACGTGGAAAAATTGCCCTATGATCCGAGCTCCATAAGGAGTGTCTACCATCAGAAATTGCCcatttttttgaaaatgtacTTGAAGAGAGATGTAGATATTGTTTTAAGTCACGATTGGCCAGTTGGAATCGAGCAATATGGTAATAAGCAAAAATTACTCAAGCAAAAACCATACTTCACTCAAGATATCAAAAAAGGACAATTAGGTAGCCCCTTGAATAAGGTGTTGTTGCATCATCTAAAGCCAAGATATTGGTTTAGTGGACACCTTCATGTCAAGTTTGAGGCTAATGTTAACCACAATAAGACAGAGCTGAAACCAGTCAGGAATGTCAATGAGATATCGTTAGATATGGATAGCCTGGATGGAGCTAGTGATGAGGAGGATCAAcagcaaaagaaaataaagcCAAATGGTCATGTAGGTCATGATACACATTTCATTGCATTGGATAAGTACGGGCCTCGTCGATGCTACTTTGAAGTTAAAGATGTACCAATTTCGAAAAGCAATAACTATCTCTCACTGAACGATGACGCATTGTACTACGACAAACAAGCTATAGCGATAAATCGGGTAATTGAGAGGTATATAATTGATCATAAAACTGAGTTTGAGCTGATGAGTCCTAGGGAGGTATTACGAAACCAAACACAATTTGACAAGTTTATCCcacttgttgaaaaggaattggaagaattgaaccaattgaatgatgaacaattcaaaataccAAGGAATTTTGGGGTTGTTGCACCTGCTGATTATGATGGTGAATTAAAGTATTTCCCAAATGATCAAACAAAGGAGTATTGTCATAAATTCGACATACCTCCACCAAACCTCTAG
- a CDS encoding Slm2 protein (S. cerevisiae homolog SLM2 has role TOR cascade, establishment or maintenance of actin cytoskeleton polarity, regulation of cell growth, actin filament bundle assembly and localizes to plasma membrane), whose amino-acid sequence MPYDSHNPLTVALPYNFMSNNDYPTEVMANRFVAWRSFIKELLNYFREYASVQEEIVRQQARLQQAVGSTARSIASPQAANHSSNIGNQDLEAITKSFLPIGNGSVQDVPDILFHYHQQNVTNSSKTLKEINAIIIPKLEELRKDLLVKIKEIKNLQNDFKNNLNKELNETKSLISQYNQAMEWANKLDTSHSSHPADGEQGKYDPFLVKTKLDRQLRRQLVEENYLYDAYANLQNAGKQLESIVVAEIQNYLSSFLKLIREENLTFTNYLEPNIFNGFLSKETNFEWNAFIERNLPSNNLSVSAVGNQTTSSVKNGTFIDLDIPKRHLQDFVIRNAESNLNVAVREGYLERRSKFLKNYSSAWYVLTCSFIHEFKSNDRKKDPHPVMSLPLDSCTVSDHSKDDGKTNGVYKFILTSKSASALMHKTHKWVFRTNTYQDMIDWFNDIKKMTSLPTPIARARTLPDRPKNTVTAVKAESRASSIRSPTRSLRTVNTNTSNLQKTSTRNSNRPLSQTTSIANAHRLSSTFSQRNNQSPRLANMINSDGTIITPVETDDNVKRNPSFISHSGHQPISRDQTMQSQPNYVPQPQVHYQQQQPRSTSPVMRYQQQPYQLIPVESVTSGGNPQQQGQFANIGTPSSSVPYYIQSGAQPQQFYDPVQQQYYTITPSAPVSQQQSQNGQQVTPQPQFFPTSPRGAPVSILSTSPAAQPFGSAYFSQFAGAPVSQSQQQAQTQAPLQSQSQAQTSQKNIHPMYLNGDSNQRDDHTNHAPTTHDATQNGDASLHPNMQRHLSADEVSTLKSGPTEQEQHPLVSANGDINIVVSDDK is encoded by the coding sequence ATGCCGTATGACTCGCACAATCCGCTCACAGTAGCACTACCTTACAACTTTATGAGCAACAACGACTATCCAACAGAAGTTATGGCCAATAGATTTGTTGCCTGGAGGTCTTTCATCAAGGAGTTGCTCAATTATTTTAGAGAGTACGCTAGTGTTCAAGAGGAGATAGTACGCCAACAGGCGAGACTCCAACAAGCTGTTGGTTCAACTGCTAGATCAATAGCTTCACCCCAGGCAGCTAatcattcatcaaatattgGTAACCAAGATTTGGAGGCTATCACAAAGTCTTTTTTGCCAATAGGGAATGGTTCAGTACAAGATGTACCCGATATTTTGTTCCACTATCATCAACAGAATGTGACTAACTCGTCAAAAACTCTTAAGGAAATCAACGCAATTATTATTCCCAAGTTGGaagaattgagaaaagattTGCTTGTGAAAATCAAGGAGATTAAGAATTTGCAAAacgatttcaaaaacaatttgaataagGAGCTCAATGAAACCAAGTCGTTAATCAGTCAATACAACCAAGCGATGGAATGGGCAAATAAGTTGGATACCAGTCATAGCCTGCATCCAGCTGATGGTGAGCAAGGGAAATATGATCCATTCTTGGTAAAGACGAAATTGGACCGTCAGTTGAGAAGGCAATTGGTGGAAGAGAATTATCTCTACGATGCATACGCTAATTTACAAAATGCCGgcaaacaattggaaagtATCGTGGTGGCCgaaatacaaaattatcTATCACTGTTTCTCAAATTAATTAGAGAGGAAAATTTGACATTCACAAACTACTTAGAGCCTAATATATTTAACGGCTTCTTATCTAAGGAGACAAACTTTGAATGGAATGCATTCATTGAAAGAAACTTGCCCTCTAATAATCTCAGTGTCAGCGCAGTGGGCAATCAAACAACATCTTCAGTTAAAAATGGTACATTTATCGACTTGGATATTCCAAAGAGACACCTTCAAGACTTTGTCATTCGTAATGCTGAgtccaatttgaatgttgCTGTGCGTGAAGGTTACTTGGAACGTAGGTCAAAGTTTCTCAAGAATTATTCCAGTGCTTGGTACGTCCTTACTTGTTCATTCATTCATGAGTTCAAATCAAACGACAGAAAGAAAGACCCTCATCCAGTAATGTCGTTACCTTTGGACTCTTGTACTGTTAGTGACCATTCAAAAGACGATGGGAAGACGAATGGAGTGTATAAATTCATTTTGACTTCAAAGCTGGCTAGTGCTTTGATGCACAAGACACATAAATGGGTGTTTCGGACAAACACATATCAAGACATGATTGATTGGTTCAATGACATCAAAAAGATGACCAGTTTACCCACTCCTATTGCAAGAGCTAGAACCTTGCCAGATAGACCTAAGAATACCGTCACTGCAGTGAAGGCGGAATCAAGAGCATCGTCAATTCGTTCCCCGACAAGATCTTTGAGAACCGTCAACACCAATACAtcaaatttgcaaaagacAAGTACCCGAAACTCAAATCGACCACTTTCGCAAACTACATCGATCGCCAATGCACATAGGTTATCATCCACCTTTTCGCAAAGGAACAACCAGTCACCTAGATTGGCCAACATGATAAACAGTGATGGAACAATCATCACTCCTGTGGAGACTGATGATAATGTCAAACGAAACCCTAGTTTTATTAGTCATTCAGGACATCAACCAATTAGCCGTGATCAAACAATGCAGCTGCAACCAAATTATGtaccacaaccacaagttcattaccaacaacaacaacctaGAAGTACACTGCCGGTAATGAGatatcaacagcaaccTTATCAGTTAATTCCTGTAGAATCGGTCACAAGCGGTGGTAATCCCCAACAACAAGGACAATTTGCTAACATTGGCACTCCTTCAAGTAGTGTACCATACTACATTCAAAGTGGAGCCCAGCCACAACAGTTTTACGATCCAGTGCAGCAACAGTACTATACAATCACTCCTAGCGCGCCAGTGAGTCAACAGCAATCTCAAAACGGACAGCAAGTGACGCCACAACCACAGTTCTTTCCTACATCCCCACGAGGAGCACCAGTGCTGATTTTGAGTACTTCACCAGCTGCACAGCCGTTTGGATCAGCATACTTTTCGCAATTTGCAGGTGCTCCGGTGTCCCAATCACAACAGCAAGCTCAAACACAAGCTCCTTTGCAGTCTCAGTCACAAGCTCAGACTAGTCAGAAAAACATACATCCAATGTATTTGAATGGTGACTCGAACCAACGAGATGATCACACCAACCATGCCCCAACGACGCATGATGCAACTCAAAATGGCGACGCATCTCTTCATCCAAATATGCAAAGGCACTTGTCAGCTGATGAGGTATCTACATTGAAGAGTGGCCCAACCgaacaagaacaacatCCACTAGTAAGTGCTAATGGTGATATTAACATCGTTGTAAGTGATGATAAGTAA
- a CDS encoding Rpl23a ribosomal protein, producing MSGSGASGNKFRMSLALPVGAVMNCADNSGARNLYVLAVKGTGARLNRLPAASAGDMVMATVKKGKPELRKKVMPAIVVRQAKPWRRRDGVYLYFEDNAGVIVNPKGEMKGSAITGPVAKECADLWPRIASNSGVVV from the exons ATGTCAGGATCAGGAGCTTCAGGAAACAAATTCCGTATGTCA TTGGCTTTGCCAGTTGGTGCCGTTATGAACTGTGCCGATAACTCAGGTGCTAGAAACCTTTACGTTTTGGCCGTTAAAGGTACCGGTGCCAGATTGAACAGATTGCCAGCTGCTTCTGCTGGTGATATGGTCATGGCCACCGTTAAAAAGGGTAAACCAGAATTGAGAAAGAAGGTTATGCCAGCTATCGTTGTTAGACAAGCCAAGCCatggagaagaagagaCGGTGTCTACttgtattttgaagataatGCAGGTGTCATCGTTAACCCAAAGGGTGAAATGAAAGGTTCTGCTATTACTGGTCCAGTTGCTAAAGAATGTGCTGATTTATGGCCACGTATTGCTTCTAACTCCGGTGTTGTTGTCTAA